CAATGTTCAGCCTTCCCCGGTAGTAGCCGGAAAGGGAACAGAATTGATGAAGCGGCTCACCAAACTGGGCTATGAAGGAATCATTGCCAAAGAAAGCAGCAGCGGTTATTTTCCGGGTTTGCGGGCCGATTCCTGGCTCAAACTCAAAAACCACCAGTCGCTGGAAGCCATTATTTGCGGGTATACCGCTCCGCAAAACAGCCGTAAATTTTTCGGGTCGTTGGTTTTGGGAATCCATGACAAAGGAAAATTGGTTTACATCGGGAATTGCGGTACGGGTTTTACGGAAGCAACCCTGGAGGAATTGCATCAAAAGTTTGAAAAATTGAAAATTCCGAAAAGTCCTTTTGATTCACCTCCGAAAATGACCGGTCAGAAGGGAAAACCTACCTGGATCAAACCCGAATTGGTTTGTAACGTGGAGTTTGCCAACTGGACAGCAGATAAACATTTGCGCGTTCCGGTTTTTATGGGCTTGCGCGAAGACAAAAACGAATCAGAAGTGATGAAGAATAACGATGTAAAAGCAGATGTGAAATCGGCAAAGGAAAAGAAATCCCGGAAATCAGCTTCCGCCAAATACGAAGAAAACGATGTGGAATGGAGCATCGGCGGGAACAAGCTGAAGATAACGAACCGCAACAAGGTTTACTTTCCGGAGGAAGGAATTACCAAAGGCGAGATCATCGATTATTACCGCCGGATCAGCAAATTCATCCTTCCGTACCTGAAAAACAGGCCGGAGTCGTTGAACCGTCATCCGAACGGGATTACGAAACAGGGTTTTTACCAGAAAGACATGGATACCAGCCAGATCCCGGATTGGTTGCGTACCGAAAAGCAATATTCCAAATCGAATGATGAATACCTGGATTACCTGATCTGTGACAACGAAGCAACGTTGGTTTACATGGCAAACCTGGGCTGTATTGAGATCAATCCGTGGCACAGTACCTTCGACAAACCGGATGATCCGGATTACATGATTATGGACCTGGACCCCGGGAATATCGGTTTCAAAGAAGTGGTCCGGACCGCTTTGAAAATCCGTGATATTTGTGCGGAAATCGGGATAACAACCTTTTGCAAAACCAGCGGAGCAACCGGACTTCACGTATACATCCCGCTGAAAAAGCGCTACAATTACGACGAGATCAAGCTCTTCGGTGAATTGCTGGCAACAGCCGTGCAGCAGCAACTTCCGGACACCACAAGTACTGAACGCACTGTTTCCAAACGTAGCGATAAGATTTACATCGATTTTTTGCAGAACCGCAAAGGCCAGACAATTGCAGCTGCATACAGTGTGCGTCCAAAACCGGGTGCCACCGTTTCCACTCCACTCGAATGGACAGAAGTGAACGAACACCTGAACCCGAAAGATTATACCATTTACACCATCTTCGACCGCTTAAAGGAGAAAGGCGATCTCTGGAAAGGAGTACTCGGTAAAGGAGCGGATATCGGGAAAGCACTGGGTAAACTGGAAAAAGTGATTGAAGGAAGCTAAAAGTATGGCAAAACTCAAAAGAACACTGGGCTTAACCGAAGCGGTTTTCTTTGGTACCGGATCAATTTTAGGTGCGGGAATTTATGCCATCGCCGGCAAAGTAGCCGGGTTTAGTGGGAATATGATCTGGCTTTCCTTTGCGATAGCTTCTTTAACAGCCTTGATGAGTGCATTTTCATATGCAGAACTCAGTAGTATGTTTCCGAGTGCGGGCGGAGAATACGTGTATGCAAAGCATGCATTTAATCGAAAGATGGCTGTTGCCCTCGGATTAATTATCTCGATAAACGGAATGATTAGCGGCTCTACAGTCGCTATTGGTTTTGCAGGCTATTTCTCCCAGCTACTGGAAATTAATTTATTCATTGCTGCTTTGGGGATTATTTGTCTGGTTTGGCTGGTTAACGTCAGTGGTATCCGGCAGTCTTCCATAGTCAATATCATCTTTACTATCATTGAATTTTGCGGACTCGTACTGGTGATTTATGCTGCTTACCCGTATCTTGGAAAGGTCGACTACCTGGAAGCTCCGCCTGGCGGATTCAATCACATTTTACTGGGAGCTGCCCTCAGTTACTTTGCTTATATCGGTTTTGAAGAAATCGTGAAGCTCAGTGAAGAAACAAAGTCGCCGGAAAAGAATATCCCCAAAGCACTCTTCCTGGCAAGCAGTATTGTCATGGTGGTTTACTTAGTGGTAGCAGTTTGTGCTGTGAGTGCAATACCCTGGAAAGAGTTAGGAGAAAGCAAGCATCCCCTGGCGGATGTGGTTAACAAAGAATTGGGAAAAACCGGGGTAGTCATTATATCTGTTATCGCCTTGTTTTCAACTACCAATACGATTTTGTCCAATATGATGGGAAGTTCACGCGTACTCCTTTATTTGGGGAAAGAAAATAAAAAACTGAACATACTTTCAGTCATTTCCGGTAAACGTAAAACACCTGTTTTTGCACTGATACTT
The window above is part of the Fluviicola sp. genome. Proteins encoded here:
- a CDS encoding APC family permease, translating into MAKLKRTLGLTEAVFFGTGSILGAGIYAIAGKVAGFSGNMIWLSFAIASLTALMSAFSYAELSSMFPSAGGEYVYAKHAFNRKMAVALGLIISINGMISGSTVAIGFAGYFSQLLEINLFIAALGIICLVWLVNVSGIRQSSIVNIIFTIIEFCGLVLVIYAAYPYLGKVDYLEAPPGGFNHILLGAALSYFAYIGFEEIVKLSEETKSPEKNIPKALFLASSIVMVVYLVVAVCAVSAIPWKELGESKHPLADVVNKELGKTGVVIISVIALFSTTNTILSNMMGSSRVLLYLGKENKKLNILSVISGKRKTPVFALILAAGTMIAFAAIGKLETVALIANFFIFITFLFVNIAVLVLRKKKPGIERPYKVPVNIRDLPIPSILGILLTLLLLGYSIYGLTISAF
- the ligD gene encoding DNA ligase D is translated as MALNLYRKKRNFGETPEPSGKKEKASEKLTFVIQRHHASHLHYDFRLEMDGVLKSWAVPKGPSMKAGERRLAVHVEDHPLAYGKFYGEIPEGNYGAGIVEIWDNGTYVPLEPDASKSAEKLLLQQYHKGDLKFVLKGKHLNGAFALVRMNDGTDKNWLLIKKSDEHAVKSYDIASIDPVKPFAKKKTQADSKPEALKEPKASDEQETEEEPELPKTDIEKAWEKLRKPMLATLASSHEDNPDWMYEPKYDGYRAVTKINKGKVEIVSRNGNPFNKQYQPLIPELEKFEDDLILDGEIVIEDEKGISNFQLLQNYTTTKKGVLRYYLFDILYLNGYPVTHLPFIQRRELLEAVFGKVKLVNVQPSPVVAGKGTELMKRLTKLGYEGIIAKESSSGYFPGLRADSWLKLKNHQSLEAIICGYTAPQNSRKFFGSLVLGIHDKGKLVYIGNCGTGFTEATLEELHQKFEKLKIPKSPFDSPPKMTGQKGKPTWIKPELVCNVEFANWTADKHLRVPVFMGLREDKNESEVMKNNDVKADVKSAKEKKSRKSASAKYEENDVEWSIGGNKLKITNRNKVYFPEEGITKGEIIDYYRRISKFILPYLKNRPESLNRHPNGITKQGFYQKDMDTSQIPDWLRTEKQYSKSNDEYLDYLICDNEATLVYMANLGCIEINPWHSTFDKPDDPDYMIMDLDPGNIGFKEVVRTALKIRDICAEIGITTFCKTSGATGLHVYIPLKKRYNYDEIKLFGELLATAVQQQLPDTTSTERTVSKRSDKIYIDFLQNRKGQTIAAAYSVRPKPGATVSTPLEWTEVNEHLNPKDYTIYTIFDRLKEKGDLWKGVLGKGADIGKALGKLEKVIEGS